Proteins co-encoded in one Desulfitobacterium hafniense DCB-2 genomic window:
- a CDS encoding DUF3388 domain-containing protein gives MIQQNKPGLLGAVSTLLGMLEINILTVNGIGEDRRGFLLQYPSPEKVQALQEALQHVDTIEIAAFRPPTIFDRLALRHGRRLDKAESNPPTYRFIREELGLLVDFLGDTLVEGGNQLIGIRGVPRVGKTEAAISACVYANKKWILLSSTIIRQTLRTTLMLDEAEDSVFLIDGMTSTSRGNDAHWELLNRVMELPTPKIIEHPDVFLRDGRIKRDLDFIIEIRNQPQDEIGIDDVAVSFSAFDIS, from the coding sequence GTGATACAGCAAAATAAACCTGGCTTGCTGGGTGCTGTCTCCACATTATTGGGAATGCTTGAGATCAATATCTTAACCGTCAATGGGATCGGTGAGGACCGCCGGGGGTTTTTGCTTCAGTATCCGTCTCCGGAGAAGGTTCAAGCCCTCCAAGAGGCTTTGCAGCATGTCGATACCATTGAGATCGCAGCTTTTCGCCCGCCGACGATCTTTGATCGCCTGGCCTTGCGGCATGGGCGGCGTTTGGATAAGGCGGAAAGCAATCCGCCGACTTACCGCTTTATTAGGGAAGAATTAGGATTGCTTGTGGACTTTTTAGGAGATACTTTAGTTGAGGGTGGCAATCAGTTGATTGGCATCCGCGGGGTTCCCCGGGTAGGAAAAACGGAAGCCGCGATCAGCGCCTGCGTTTATGCCAATAAGAAGTGGATCCTCCTTTCTTCGACGATTATCCGGCAAACCTTGCGAACAACCCTTATGCTGGACGAAGCTGAAGATTCCGTGTTTTTAATCGATGGTATGACAAGCACCTCCCGTGGCAATGATGCCCACTGGGAATTATTGAACCGGGTGATGGAATTACCCACACCGAAGATCATCGAGCATCCTGATGTATTTTTGCGGGATGGCCGGATCAAAAGAGACCTGGATTTTATCATTGAGATTCGTAATCAACCTCAGGATGAGATTGGGATTGATGATGTAGCCGTTAGTTTTTCTGCTTTTGATATTAGCTAA
- the mnmH gene encoding tRNA 2-selenouridine(34) synthase MnmH → MMVQDITIEELLKIKDIVLLDVRSEGEYEEATIPGALNLPLFSNEERAMIGTTYVQVSPALAKEQGLAIAGPKLDGLYNQARQWSKGRPVVLFCWRGGMRSKSLATVLGLMGLPVYRLQGGYKAYRHLVHDYFSREFPFKVVVLRGNTGVGKTELLKRLRADGYPAIDLESLANNRGSVFGSVGLGSGPSQKSFEAALYEELRMLADFPYIIVECESKRIGRINLPTNVYEAMKMGPQILIYDSVQHRVERLIKEYTQYPHADLEIKSALGRLTKNLGHKTIAQYSALLEQGNLEEFTEGMLKYYDALYAYPNQPSHDYDDSISNEDPEKGIKELEDYLDQWSGILRRTTLFGICDTAK, encoded by the coding sequence ATGATGGTTCAGGATATAACGATTGAAGAGTTGCTGAAAATTAAAGATATAGTTCTTCTCGATGTTCGCTCTGAAGGTGAATATGAGGAAGCCACCATACCTGGTGCACTGAATCTGCCTCTGTTTAGTAATGAAGAACGAGCCATGATTGGCACTACTTATGTACAGGTCTCGCCCGCTTTAGCCAAGGAGCAAGGGCTGGCTATAGCCGGCCCTAAGTTGGATGGACTTTATAACCAAGCCAGGCAATGGTCCAAGGGCCGGCCTGTGGTGCTCTTTTGCTGGCGGGGAGGGATGAGGAGCAAATCCTTAGCCACTGTTTTGGGTCTGATGGGCTTGCCTGTTTACCGCTTGCAAGGGGGATATAAGGCTTATCGCCATTTGGTTCATGATTATTTTAGCCGGGAGTTCCCCTTTAAAGTTGTCGTGCTGCGGGGGAATACCGGTGTAGGCAAGACTGAGCTATTAAAGCGGTTAAGGGCTGACGGCTATCCGGCCATTGATTTAGAGTCCCTGGCTAATAATCGGGGCTCTGTATTTGGGTCGGTGGGCTTGGGTTCAGGTCCTTCTCAGAAAAGCTTTGAAGCCGCTTTGTACGAAGAGCTTAGGATGTTAGCGGATTTCCCTTATATTATAGTTGAATGTGAGAGTAAGCGCATTGGCCGCATCAATTTGCCGACCAATGTTTATGAAGCTATGAAAATGGGCCCGCAAATCCTGATCTATGATTCAGTTCAGCATCGGGTTGAACGCTTAATCAAAGAATACACCCAGTATCCTCATGCTGACCTGGAGATTAAGTCGGCGCTTGGGCGTCTGACGAAAAACCTGGGACATAAAACGATTGCCCAGTACAGCGCTTTGCTGGAACAAGGAAATTTAGAAGAGTTTACAGAAGGAATGCTGAAATACTACGATGCTCTTTATGCCTATCCTAACCAGCCCAGCCATGATTATGATGATTCCATAAGCAATGAAGATCCGGAAAAGGGGATCAAAGAATTGGAGGATTACCTTGATCAGTGGTCGGGTATACTCAGAAGAACAACTTTATTTGGAATATGTGATACAGCAAAATAA
- a CDS encoding FtsK/SpoIIIE family DNA translocase: protein MTVKKKGFLKDNVRHELIGIVALGLAVLGIVALYSGSNGIVGGKIKEGLTVLAGNGRVWLLLMLGAWGIAYMNRKHINNQWRTVGVLLLWLAFEGLLHFQLPGLSGYTNETILDEGLLGHGGGAIGALLTMALKSSVGISGGYVVLIVTALSGALLVTNRSLIGGLQQVQKAGKESGRWVKNHVEDFIYVIQDTEENPEEVFPEEPLEKRALKKNIKKKETKATTEPLKVLEPELVERPVIIKTLQDLADHGGEEEKPLAETPIIQTVLPFAEEKKQKTNPPGKVTGTPVSRLAQKESGDFQLPNLTLLNKTMKVKNPRINKDLADNVKILEDTLESFGVKIKVTHVTQGPAITRYEAQPAPGVKVSKITNLSDDIALSLAATDVRIEAPVPGKSVVGIEVPNKEIATVHFREVLETPEFQNSLSKLTVVLGKDITGSPIVADLTKMPHLLIAGATGSGKSVCVNTLINSILYKARPDEVKFLLVDPKMVELTNYNGIPHLIAPVVTDPKKAAGALKWIVTEMETRYELFAAAGVRDIVRYNYLRTQEKKEDAPPLPYVVVIIDELADLMMVAPGDVEDSICRLAQMARAAGIHLLIATQRPSVDVITGLIKANVPSRIAFAVSSQIDSRTILDMNGAEKLLGRGDMLYYPMGASKPIRVQGCFLADKEVENVVRFLQNQAKPEYQEIPNIELGTDKPAEDTGDELFHQAALLFIEAGNASVSLLQRRLRIGYTRAARLMDLLEEKGVVGGYEGSKPREVLLTKGQFDQKFGLGEEEIG from the coding sequence ATGACGGTAAAGAAAAAAGGGTTTCTCAAAGATAATGTCCGCCATGAACTGATCGGCATTGTGGCCTTGGGATTGGCGGTATTGGGCATTGTGGCCCTATACTCCGGAAGCAATGGTATCGTAGGCGGCAAAATCAAAGAAGGCTTAACCGTGCTGGCCGGCAACGGTCGGGTCTGGCTGCTGCTTATGCTGGGTGCCTGGGGAATCGCTTATATGAATCGTAAACATATCAATAACCAGTGGAGAACGGTAGGAGTTCTTTTGCTATGGCTGGCTTTTGAGGGACTATTGCATTTTCAACTCCCCGGTCTTAGTGGTTATACTAATGAAACGATCCTCGATGAAGGATTGCTGGGACACGGAGGAGGAGCAATCGGTGCCCTCCTGACCATGGCTCTGAAAAGCTCAGTGGGTATTTCCGGAGGTTATGTGGTACTTATTGTCACAGCACTTAGCGGAGCTTTACTGGTAACGAACCGCTCCCTCATCGGCGGTCTGCAGCAAGTGCAAAAGGCCGGTAAGGAATCAGGCCGCTGGGTCAAAAACCATGTGGAAGATTTTATCTATGTGATTCAGGATACTGAAGAGAATCCTGAAGAAGTCTTTCCGGAAGAGCCTCTGGAAAAGAGAGCTTTAAAAAAGAATATCAAGAAGAAAGAGACGAAAGCGACCACGGAGCCCTTAAAGGTACTGGAGCCTGAATTGGTGGAGCGGCCGGTGATTATTAAGACCCTTCAGGATCTGGCGGACCATGGCGGGGAGGAAGAGAAGCCTCTGGCAGAAACCCCCATCATCCAAACCGTGCTTCCTTTTGCCGAAGAAAAGAAACAGAAAACGAACCCGCCGGGCAAGGTCACAGGAACCCCTGTTTCCAGGTTGGCCCAGAAGGAGAGCGGTGATTTTCAACTTCCTAATTTAACCCTGCTCAATAAAACCATGAAGGTGAAGAATCCTCGTATTAATAAAGATTTGGCGGATAATGTGAAGATTCTTGAAGATACCCTGGAGAGTTTCGGGGTTAAAATTAAAGTTACTCATGTAACTCAGGGACCGGCGATTACCCGCTATGAGGCCCAGCCTGCTCCCGGGGTTAAAGTAAGCAAGATCACGAATTTATCCGATGATATCGCGCTGAGTTTGGCGGCTACCGATGTGCGTATCGAGGCCCCTGTTCCGGGGAAATCGGTGGTGGGAATCGAAGTGCCCAATAAAGAGATCGCCACGGTGCATTTTCGGGAAGTTCTGGAGACACCGGAATTTCAGAATTCCCTCAGTAAGCTGACGGTCGTGCTGGGCAAAGATATTACAGGGAGTCCGATTGTGGCGGATTTAACCAAAATGCCTCACTTATTAATTGCCGGCGCCACCGGCTCAGGTAAGTCTGTCTGTGTCAATACCTTGATCAACAGCATTTTGTATAAAGCAAGGCCGGATGAAGTCAAGTTCTTATTGGTGGATCCGAAGATGGTGGAACTGACGAATTATAACGGAATTCCTCATCTGATCGCACCGGTGGTCACGGATCCGAAAAAGGCGGCCGGAGCCTTAAAATGGATTGTCACGGAAATGGAGACCCGTTACGAGCTGTTTGCTGCCGCCGGGGTCAGGGATATTGTGCGCTATAATTACCTGCGCACCCAGGAAAAGAAAGAAGATGCGCCGCCTCTTCCCTATGTGGTGGTGATTATCGATGAGTTAGCAGACCTCATGATGGTAGCCCCCGGAGATGTGGAAGATTCGATTTGCCGCTTGGCGCAGATGGCGCGGGCGGCGGGAATCCATCTTCTGATTGCTACCCAGCGTCCATCGGTGGATGTGATCACCGGTTTGATCAAAGCCAATGTTCCTTCCCGGATTGCTTTTGCTGTATCTTCTCAGATCGATTCACGGACCATCCTGGATATGAATGGAGCGGAGAAGCTCTTAGGCCGGGGGGATATGCTTTACTATCCTATGGGAGCCAGCAAACCCATCAGGGTACAGGGATGCTTCCTGGCCGATAAGGAAGTGGAAAATGTGGTCCGCTTCCTGCAGAATCAGGCTAAACCGGAATACCAGGAAATTCCTAATATCGAGCTGGGAACCGACAAGCCTGCGGAAGATACTGGGGATGAGCTCTTTCATCAAGCGGCTCTGCTCTTTATCGAGGCGGGCAATGCTTCCGTCTCTTTACTGCAAAGAAGGCTCCGCATCGGCTACACCCGGGCGGCCCGTTTGATGGATTTGTTGGAAGAAAAAGGGGTCGTGGGCGGTTATGAAGGCTCAAAACCCCGGGAAGTTTTGCTGACCAAGGGGCAATTTGATCAAAAGTTTGGGTTAGGTGAAGAAGAAATCGGGTAA
- a CDS encoding ClpP family protease, translating to MRSESENQNEPINPEVQALKEMGQIRIPEPSESIYCLTVVGQIEGHQVLSAQTKATKYEHVIPQLFAVEQNPKVEGILLILNTAGGDVEAGLAISELVSSLSKPSVSIVLGGGHSIGIPIAVSCDRSFIAPTGTMTLHPIRYTGLVINGHQQFDYLQKMQERINSFIIQHSQITEEQLKKLMFATGELAQDIGTILIGQDAVDIGLIDAVGGLKEAYGELKRLIGSKRES from the coding sequence GTGAGAAGTGAAAGTGAAAATCAAAATGAACCCATAAATCCGGAGGTCCAAGCTTTAAAAGAGATGGGCCAGATTCGAATCCCTGAGCCTTCGGAGAGCATCTATTGTCTGACCGTTGTCGGACAAATCGAAGGACATCAAGTCCTTTCCGCTCAAACCAAGGCTACCAAATATGAACATGTTATTCCTCAACTCTTTGCTGTGGAGCAGAATCCTAAAGTAGAAGGGATATTGTTGATCTTAAATACGGCCGGGGGAGATGTGGAGGCGGGGCTAGCCATATCCGAGCTGGTGAGCAGCTTAAGCAAACCCAGCGTTTCCATTGTTTTGGGGGGCGGGCACAGCATCGGGATTCCCATCGCTGTGAGTTGCGATCGCAGCTTTATTGCGCCAACGGGCACCATGACCTTGCACCCCATACGTTATACTGGGTTAGTGATCAATGGACATCAGCAGTTCGATTATTTACAAAAAATGCAGGAGAGAATCAATAGCTTTATTATCCAACATTCCCAGATAACAGAAGAGCAGCTGAAAAAGCTCATGTTCGCCACCGGTGAACTGGCCCAGGATATCGGGACTATTTTAATCGGACAGGATGCTGTCGATATAGGGCTGATTGATGCTGTCGGAGGCCTGAAGGAAGCCTATGGGGAACTAAAGCGCCTGATCGGGTCAAAGCGTGAAAGTTAA
- a CDS encoding ABC-F family ATP-binding cassette domain-containing protein: MSILNVENVNHGFGGRKILENTTFRLLKGEHVGLVGANGEGKSTFLDIITGKLIPDEGKVEWSNRVSVGYLDQHTVLTQGKSIRDVLREAFQKMFELEAEMLELYNRMAEATEAQMNKMMEDVGEIQTILESNGFYMIDAKVEEVANGLGLGEIGLDKDVADLSGGQRTKVLLTKLLLQKPTILILDEPTNYLDAEHIIWLSNYLKDYENAFILVSHDIPFLNDVVNVIYHVENADLTRYTGNYEQFMQLYNIKKEQELKAYEKQQKEVDRLEDFIARNKARISTTGRAKSRQKQLDRMEILEKPKEKIKPQFRFKEARSPGRVIFEAKDLVLGYNEPLTRPLSLHLERGQKVAIRGVNGLGKTTLLKTLLGIIPSLSGEVILGDYLYPGYFEQESSRGNTNTPIEEIWQEFPGLTNYEVRQALAKCGLTNEHISNKMMVLSGGESAKVRLCKLMLKDINFLVLDEPTNHLDVDAKDELKKAIREFKGTVLLVSHDPDFYSDWVSDIWNLEQWTTKIV; the protein is encoded by the coding sequence ATGAGCATATTAAATGTTGAAAATGTCAATCACGGCTTCGGTGGTCGTAAGATTCTGGAAAATACAACCTTCCGTCTCCTCAAAGGTGAACATGTGGGGTTGGTAGGAGCCAACGGAGAAGGGAAATCAACCTTTCTCGATATTATCACCGGCAAACTTATTCCCGATGAAGGGAAGGTGGAATGGTCCAACCGGGTATCCGTGGGCTATCTGGATCAACATACTGTGTTGACCCAAGGTAAATCCATTCGCGATGTTCTCCGGGAAGCCTTTCAAAAGATGTTCGAGCTGGAAGCTGAGATGCTGGAGCTCTACAACCGCATGGCTGAAGCTACGGAAGCGCAGATGAACAAGATGATGGAGGATGTCGGGGAAATTCAGACCATTCTGGAGAGCAATGGTTTCTATATGATCGATGCCAAAGTGGAAGAAGTGGCCAACGGCTTAGGCCTCGGTGAAATCGGTCTGGATAAAGATGTTGCCGATTTGAGCGGCGGTCAAAGGACAAAAGTTCTGCTGACCAAGCTTCTACTCCAAAAGCCTACTATATTAATATTAGACGAGCCGACCAACTATTTAGATGCCGAACATATCATTTGGTTAAGCAATTATCTGAAGGATTATGAGAACGCCTTTATCCTGGTATCCCATGATATCCCCTTCCTAAACGATGTGGTCAATGTAATCTATCATGTGGAAAATGCCGACTTAACCCGTTATACCGGGAACTACGAGCAATTTATGCAGCTCTATAACATCAAAAAAGAGCAAGAGCTGAAGGCTTATGAGAAACAACAAAAAGAAGTGGACCGCCTGGAAGATTTTATCGCCCGCAACAAAGCCCGCATCTCCACCACCGGCCGGGCGAAAAGCCGTCAGAAACAGCTGGACAGAATGGAGATTCTGGAAAAGCCCAAAGAGAAAATCAAACCCCAATTCCGGTTTAAGGAGGCCCGAAGTCCCGGCCGGGTCATCTTTGAAGCCAAGGATTTGGTTCTTGGTTATAATGAGCCCTTAACCCGCCCCCTCAGTCTGCACCTGGAAAGAGGTCAAAAAGTGGCCATCCGCGGAGTCAATGGTCTGGGTAAGACCACCCTGCTGAAAACTTTGCTGGGGATCATTCCTTCTCTTAGCGGCGAAGTCATCTTAGGGGATTATCTTTACCCCGGTTATTTCGAACAGGAATCCAGCCGGGGCAACACCAATACTCCCATCGAGGAGATCTGGCAAGAGTTTCCCGGACTGACGAATTATGAAGTTCGTCAGGCTCTGGCCAAGTGCGGACTGACCAATGAGCATATCTCCAATAAAATGATGGTTCTGAGCGGCGGTGAAAGCGCCAAGGTACGCCTCTGCAAGCTCATGCTGAAAGACATCAATTTCCTCGTCCTGGACGAGCCCACCAACCATCTCGATGTGGACGCCAAGGACGAATTGAAAAAAGCTATTCGGGAGTTCAAGGGAACGGTTCTTTTAGTATCCCATGATCCTGACTTCTACAGCGATTGGGTCAGCGATATTTGGAATTTGGAGCAGTGGACCACGAAAATAGTCTAA
- a CDS encoding Rpn family recombination-promoting nuclease/putative transposase encodes MPRWLLLLEGADNQEILQVLEEIAVKDPVLYQAMAAWEETSDDPRVREAYYDRRKAILDEKAAIREAELRLKEALEKGIEKGKAEVARKLLDLGFELTKISEATGLTEEELKNLREGQA; translated from the coding sequence ATGCCCCGCTGGCTGCTGCTCCTGGAGGGAGCGGATAATCAGGAAATTTTACAGGTATTGGAGGAGATAGCCGTGAAAGACCCAGTGTTGTATCAGGCGATGGCAGCCTGGGAAGAAACCAGCGATGATCCGCGGGTGAGAGAAGCGTATTATGACCGGCGTAAGGCCATATTGGATGAGAAAGCCGCTATACGGGAGGCAGAACTCCGCTTGAAAGAAGCCCTGGAGAAGGGCATAGAAAAAGGTAAAGCGGAAGTGGCCAGGAAACTCTTGGATCTGGGTTTTGAATTAACAAAAATCAGTGAAGCGACAGGTTTGACTGAAGAGGAGTTGAAAAACTTAAGAGAAGGGCAAGCTTGA
- a CDS encoding methyl-accepting chemotaxis protein produces MKLKKIKYKLLLVFMPIFLLSFIALSAISYYLSSSALSQSVEETGMAVGREYAVRVEGYIEQAIIQQEAFAAEIVYMGALEDQQQLVKTLEWGKSRSKVLESAVFIAPSGAAVRSDGTTVELGDRDYFKKVLATKSPVVSELVTSRTTGKTAFNVAVPVMDGDQVLGVLTGSFAMEKLGGLMKDLKFLSTGYGLIVDGSGLVIAFPQAEEMVGKLDLSKEDIDESLKTKEAKLDKKLMELFSQSMEEKGQLVGRYTSIRGVEVIGTFTPINLAGDRQWNVLIAAPVTEEYEPISNLARSMVVTSFLCILISIAVTVIFSGRMSRVFIRLRDECLVMAEGDFRQRDEEAEAYDEVGQASAGLVKMRSNVRELIAKAMAGVEQVAASSQELTAVSEQSASAADQVAQSVGEIACSAETEAVAIKHLEEESQRIIEGLEKIDSSTANVERLSLDARQSADHGLLKVEEAIAQMQKVGQGSAEMQETVAKLQNGFGEISQIVDIITSIAEQTNLLALNAAIEAARAGEHGRGFSVVSEEVRKLAEESRTAADRIRLLVKDNQENVEMTVQVSHESAESIDLGISHVFSTGESFKGIKTAIENLSQDVGQVSAAVEHLAEIGRSFYGQLDKINEMSERTSGETQNVSAATEEQLAAMQEVANYSQRLSEMAGNLQAVIGEFKI; encoded by the coding sequence ATGAAGCTGAAAAAAATCAAATATAAGCTGCTGCTGGTGTTTATGCCGATCTTTTTGCTGTCTTTCATTGCGCTTTCGGCAATCAGTTATTATTTGTCAAGCAGTGCCCTGTCCCAAAGCGTTGAGGAGACCGGAATGGCTGTGGGAAGGGAGTATGCGGTAAGGGTAGAGGGTTACATAGAACAGGCCATCATTCAGCAGGAAGCTTTTGCAGCGGAAATAGTTTATATGGGTGCCCTTGAGGATCAGCAGCAGCTGGTAAAAACGCTGGAATGGGGTAAATCCAGAAGCAAGGTGCTGGAAAGCGCTGTCTTTATCGCTCCTTCCGGCGCTGCGGTCCGCTCCGATGGAACGACGGTTGAATTGGGGGACCGGGACTACTTTAAAAAAGTTCTGGCAACGAAGAGCCCGGTGGTTTCAGAGCTGGTTACTTCAAGAACCACGGGGAAAACAGCCTTTAATGTTGCTGTTCCTGTCATGGACGGTGATCAGGTTTTGGGCGTACTGACAGGGTCTTTCGCCATGGAAAAACTGGGCGGACTGATGAAGGATTTGAAGTTTCTGTCTACCGGCTATGGTTTGATTGTGGATGGCTCGGGCCTTGTGATTGCTTTTCCTCAAGCGGAGGAGATGGTAGGGAAATTGGATCTGTCCAAAGAAGATATTGATGAGTCCCTTAAGACAAAGGAAGCTAAATTGGACAAAAAACTGATGGAATTATTCAGCCAAAGCATGGAGGAGAAGGGACAGCTGGTCGGGAGATACACTTCCATTCGGGGCGTCGAAGTGATTGGCACCTTTACGCCGATTAACCTGGCCGGAGACCGTCAGTGGAATGTTTTGATTGCGGCGCCTGTGACGGAGGAGTATGAGCCCATAAGCAATCTGGCCAGGTCCATGGTCGTGACGTCTTTCCTATGCATCCTTATTTCCATCGCCGTTACAGTTATCTTCAGCGGCAGGATGAGCAGGGTTTTCATTCGCTTAAGGGATGAATGCCTGGTCATGGCCGAGGGGGACTTCCGTCAGAGGGATGAGGAAGCTGAAGCATACGACGAGGTAGGGCAGGCTTCGGCAGGACTGGTGAAGATGCGGTCCAATGTCAGGGAACTGATCGCAAAAGCCATGGCCGGCGTTGAGCAGGTGGCTGCTTCCAGCCAGGAGTTGACGGCGGTATCCGAACAATCAGCCAGTGCCGCCGATCAAGTGGCCCAATCCGTAGGTGAAATTGCCTGCAGTGCAGAAACTGAGGCCGTCGCTATCAAACATTTGGAAGAAGAATCCCAACGGATCATCGAGGGTCTGGAAAAAATAGATAGCTCTACCGCAAATGTGGAGAGGCTGTCTTTGGATGCCAGACAGAGCGCGGATCATGGCCTGCTTAAAGTGGAAGAAGCCATTGCCCAGATGCAAAAAGTAGGTCAAGGGTCTGCAGAAATGCAGGAAACCGTCGCCAAACTGCAGAACGGATTTGGGGAGATCTCTCAAATTGTGGATATTATTACTTCCATTGCCGAGCAAACCAATCTGCTGGCTTTAAATGCCGCCATAGAGGCGGCCCGTGCCGGTGAACATGGGCGGGGCTTTTCCGTGGTGTCTGAGGAAGTGCGCAAGCTGGCGGAAGAATCCCGGACGGCGGCAGACCGGATCAGATTGCTGGTGAAGGATAATCAGGAAAATGTTGAAATGACCGTTCAGGTTTCCCATGAAAGTGCGGAAAGCATCGACCTGGGGATTAGCCATGTTTTTTCGACCGGAGAAAGCTTTAAAGGGATCAAGACGGCTATCGAAAACCTGTCCCAAGACGTCGGCCAGGTGTCGGCAGCGGTTGAGCATTTGGCGGAGATTGGCAGAAGCTTCTATGGACAGTTGGATAAAATTAATGAAATGAGCGAGAGAACTTCAGGTGAGACTCAGAATGTCTCCGCCGCAACGGAAGAACAATTGGCGGCCATGCAGGAAGTTGCCAACTACAGCCAAAGACTTTCGGAAATGGCGGGCAATCTGCAGGCGGTCATAGGAGAATTCAAAATATAA
- the cobC gene encoding alpha-ribazole phosphatase: protein MKKVYLVRHGDIGLGRNKRYIGIQDLSLSEEGREQAFSLKERLREVPLDRIYCSALSRSRETAAIITEAHSLSLTVLPELHEIGMGEWEGRLFSEIQERFPAEYRLRGEDIVHHRPPGGESFLQCSRRVIPLFESIVRSDAQTSLIVGHAGVNRVILCHALGLPLQELFSFKQSYGCLILLNQAHRGQWEVKYIIPE, encoded by the coding sequence ATGAAAAAAGTGTATCTTGTGCGCCATGGTGATATCGGATTAGGCAGGAATAAACGGTATATAGGGATTCAGGATCTTTCCTTGAGTGAAGAAGGCAGGGAGCAGGCCTTTTCCTTAAAAGAGCGGCTGCGGGAGGTTCCTTTGGACAGGATCTATTGCAGTGCTTTAAGCCGGTCCCGGGAGACCGCGGCGATCATAACTGAGGCTCATTCCTTATCTTTGACCGTTCTTCCCGAGCTGCATGAGATCGGGATGGGGGAATGGGAAGGCCGGCTTTTCAGTGAGATACAGGAGCGGTTTCCGGCGGAGTACCGGCTGAGAGGGGAGGATATTGTCCATCACCGTCCTCCCGGAGGGGAAAGTTTCCTCCAGTGTTCCCGGCGCGTTATCCCCTTATTCGAAAGCATTGTCCGCTCTGATGCCCAAACCAGTCTTATTGTCGGGCACGCCGGGGTCAACCGGGTGATTTTATGCCATGCCCTGGGATTGCCCCTTCAGGAACTCTTTAGTTTTAAGCAGAGTTATGGATGCTTGATTCTATTGAACCAGGCTCATCGAGGGCAATGGGAAGTGAAGTATATTATCCCAGAATGA